Proteins from a single region of Dictyostelium discoideum AX4 chromosome 5 chromosome, whole genome shotgun sequence:
- the sibB gene encoding type A von Willebrand factor domain-containing protein (Similar to VWFA), whose protein sequence is MKNIIKYLFIFLCFLIITEATHFRYGTISWAPTTKYNNIKITVNLAFRTGYWGSVAIGQQISHGNIDFGDNTKTGLTMTVTSKDTDNEWFTATWSGIHEYSPQPTAQTKNYIVVYKDCCRISTLLNNGDQYWHISAGIQIDSSNAFPNVNWSPVTNMMPIVRVIANKNNNFRIIANDQNKQTALSYKFTDTWTMDQPPGMTVDSINGNCWFLPTKEGLYSTQIKVTDALGAYVVVDFLLQTYTEVGKCDPTCSNADASCTSNSQCTKCSNTGSNSINTCTNIQSPPEFIIPTPKNGETILFPIDKSSEFYLSCKTPYASRTASITTSSIPTELALTTTSTGQTNSIKYSWSPKTSSIGSYVISALCKDSSGLTSEVRSFTIRIEKPECGNGGIKGGDGKCVCIGNWDTIYQCFECKDGFYGDKCTVLPPCKNGVPNGGVNGDGKCLCNNGWTGSDCSVSNSQSCGSMTSSILSSSNAVSSYLNPIKAQVYLANDKKFDFPLVLSIPSTLSKLDVYLLVDANMNSAATFLNIYNGMDNFISSVKKFAEDTQFGLGIFSDYPSNSITFQPNSNIGSDISSAIREFKPSSYSSSSNGNSLLAATQASSAQVGWNSGSFKVIVIITDIDYQANPTEKSSFTNSLIDKSVVPVVIGFGSPIPNWGASISSNGFGYTVQSAITSGDWSTKAAAGIKAVSSKLVYKSGEMANGKSLVTSLPIGETITQSTQKTVTISLLKPATTNIESPVAKVSVMGYGQTVISINSNRQPTVSNSGFSVDQNSFATFKLTGSDADLNILTFKFTSFLDSTAGIITSSSGVDVSTQTNTFYSSTEVFKFTPKKNYIATSSISFIANDGCVDSTAATITITINRINQAPECQPITINALLNQQVGISLSASDFEDVASKIAIFVSNPSPLTVYGSFNYQDKPITTTTTINNPWQLTFKQIVNPPSAISVGVPFKSRDSASLYSKECLITVNFVHTNEAPISSSLSPVPVNPRDKTTITLTSTDYDSTSATFNIKSFTTGTDGKGTFYICPQLGDCSCTTTQIKLQKNYVSSAVSYSTNIANLGICFSNDQSSQITDYASVTFTSTDNQGLESLPVTVNINVVGTRPNSPPTIISIPKYSVFQDYKDYDKSSKIIDGTDTDQDDYDKSQGVNNLIAVITEKPKKGTLYLKNDGSVASNSPAPMEIYYVPNPGTFGDDTYSYKVIDTLQASSTIATTTVSVIQINHKPSVSADSYSFTSQDVQFEKSLVTSDFDGDQVNCQVIALPNQISMYDSEGILITQVPAKLSKNSYSFRLLDPSLIIPSPFSNVQSQFTVNCLDVTSKTDPFGPLQSDDLIVNVGYIYINTPPKTKTLTVQLDQDTSKAFTFNGDDIETPTSDLKVKIFSLPTNGRLSNQYGYLNGTSISSRTYYLNELTYTPNAGLSNWDTEDNNSPLDKISYAVLDKGGLSSETDLVYFSVRPRNPPIYTGKDEINVLQNTRYPLTIIGEIGNGGSSVAISVVSFTGNGTLYETFNMGSEGTIDRQISSYPVNRSDSLVGSYFYAYKPPHNQYGDDFDTITFVLIDGDLVSKIYTVTVNVIHVNQPPTIKLISYKVLGGSGKEIEFGSNSTVNMNINTMALVKYIGNDIDKDQVGPLGSKVLNIPLTGTIYKFNNETTPLGAIIKDKNLNIERNDDGFYYFVFVPIKGSTGQGYARVPLIVIDDGGLVSPSESVDFNVNNINIPPVITIDKEKRSYSLLTNLTISATKITFDDPDSKNNDVSITISIVGEKDETVVPFSNVSFTVTTGKATCKPDSTLSSITCVGKKSELNKVISKIDIIAKVAGNYRLKVFVDDLGYNSPISIRSSTHLNATDYVTLQISSPEVTTQNSSNKTVLSGAIAGAAAGTALIAAAMWKMLRKAAPPTDAFFDEGAFLGDGVNSNPMYQESKNGGENPLYLASNETL, encoded by the exons atgaaaaatataataaaatatttatttatttttctttgttttctAATTATTACAGAag CAACACATTTCCGTTATGGTACTATTTCATGGGCTCCAACCACAAAATATAACAACATTAAAATAACGGTGAATTTAGCCTTCAGAACAGGATATTGGGGCAGTGTAGCAATTGGTCAACAGATTTCTCATGGAAACATTGATTTTGGAGATAATACAAAAACTGGTCTTACAATGACCGTTACAAGTAAGGATACTGATAATGAATGGTTTACTGCAACTTGGAGTGGAATACATGAATATTCTCCTCAACCAACAGCACAGACTAAAAACTACATAGTCGTTTACAAAGATTGTTGTAGAATTAGCACACTTTTGAACAATGGTGATCAATATTGGCATATTTCAGCTGGAATTCAAATCGATAGTTCAAATGCATTTCCTAATGTCAATTGGTCTCCAGTGACAAACATGATGCCAATCGTTAGGGTTATtgctaataaaaataacaatttccGTATTATCGCCAATGACCAAAATAAACAAACTGCTCTATCTTATAAATTCACTGATACTTGGACAATGGATCAACCACCTGGTATGACCGTTGATTCTATAAATGGTAACTGTTGGTTTTTGCCAACAAAAGAGGGTCTTTACTCCACTCAAATTAAAGTAACCGATGCTCTTGGTGCTTATGTTGTAGTTGATTTTCTTCTTCAAACATACACTGAAGTTGGTAAATGTGACCCAACCTGTTCAAATGCTGATGCCTCTTGCACTTCAAACTCCCAATGTACAAAATGTTCAAATACTGGCTCCAACTCAATCAATACTTGTACAAATATACAATCACCACCAGAATTTATCATCCCAACACCAAAAAATGGTGAAACAATACTTTTCCCAATTGATAAAAGCTCTGAATTTTATCTTTCATGTAAAACACCATATGCTTCCAGAACTGCATCAATTACCACATCAAGTATACCAACAGAGCTTGCATTAACAACCACTTCAACAGGCCAAACCAATTCGATAAAATACTCATGGTCACCGAAAACTTCTTCAATTGGTTCCTATGTTATTTCTGCTCTATGTAAAGACTCTTCAGGATTAACTTCCGAGGTCCGTTCATTTACAATCCGTATTG aaaaaccTGAATGTGGTAATGGAGGAATAAAGGGTGGTGACGGTAAATGTGTTTGTATAGGAAATTGGGATACTATTTATCAATGTTTTGAATGTAAGGATGGTTTCTATGGAGATAAATGTACTGTTTTACCACCATGTAAAAATGGTGTACCAAATGGTGGTGTGAATGGTGATGGTAAATGTTTATGTAACAATGGTTGGACTGGAAGTGATTGTAGTGTCTCCAATTCTCAAAGTTGTGGTTCAATGACAAGTAGTATTCTTTCTTCTTCAAATGCTGTATCATCAtatttaaatccaattaaaGCTCAAGTTTATCTAGCTAATGATAAAAAGTTTGATTTTCCACTTGTTCTCAGTATTCCAAGTACACTTTCTAAACTTGACGTTTACCTTTTGGTAGATGCAAATATGAATTCAGCTGcaacttttttaaacataTATAATGGTATggataattttatttcttcaGTTAAAAAATTTGCCGAAGATACTCAGTTTGGTTTAGGTATATTCAGTGATTACCCAAGTAATTCTATTACATTCcaaccaaattcaaatattggtTCTGATATCTCCTCTGCTATTCGTGAATTTAAACCTTCATCCTATTCTTCCTCATCAAACGGTAACTCACTTTTGGCTGCAACTCAAGCATCATCTGCACAAGTTGGTTGGAATAGTGGTTCATTTAAAGTTATTGTAATTATTACCGATATTGATTATCAGGCAAATCCAACAGAGAAATCAAGTTTTACTAATTCATTGATTGATAAATCTGTTGTTCCTGTTGTAATCGGATTTGGTTCTCCAATTCCTAATTGGGGAGCCTCAATTTCATCCAACGGATTTGGATATACTGTACAATCAGCAATAACTTCTGGTGATTGGTCAACAAAAGCAGCTGCTGGAATTAAAGCTGTATCAAGTAAACTCGTTTATAAATCAGGTGAAATGGCCAATGGTAAATCTCTTGTTACTTCATTACCAATTGGTGAAACCATTACACAATCAACCCAAAAAACCGTTACAATTTCTCTTTTAAAACCAGCAACTACAAATATTGAATCACCAGTTGCAAAGGTGTCTGTTATGGGTTATGGACAAACTGTTATTTCTATTAATTCCAATCGTCAACCAACCGTATCCAATTCTGGTTTCTCTGTTGATCAAAATTCGTTTGCTACATTCAAATTGACAGGAAGTGATGcagatttaaatattttaacatttaaatttacatcaTTTTTGGATAGTACTGCAGGTATTATTACAAGTAGTTCAGGTGTGGATGTTTCAACCCAAACAAATACTTTTTATTCATCGACTGAAGTTTTCAAATTTACaccaaaaaagaattatatcGCCActtcttcaatttcattcATTGCCAATGATGGTTGTGTTGATAGTACTGCAGCAACTATTACAATCACTATCAATAGAATTAACCAAGCACCAGAATGTCaaccaataacaataaatgcCTTGTTAAACCAACAAGTTGGAATTTCATTGAGTGCTAGTGATTTCGAAGATGTTGCATCAAAGATTGCTATATTTGTTTCCAACCCATCGCCATTGACTGTCTATGGTTCATTTAATTATCAAGATAaaccaattacaacaaccacaacaattaataaCCCATGGCAATTAACCTTTAAACAAATTGTAAATCCACCATCAGCTATATCTGTTGGAGTTCCATTTAAATCAAGAGATAGTGCCTCGCTTTATTCAAAAGAATGTTTAATAACCGTTAATTTTGTACACACTAATGAAGcaccaatttcatcatctttatcaCCTGTCCCAGTTAATCCAAGAgataaaacaacaataacttTGACATCCACAGATTATGACTCAACAAGTGCcacatttaatattaaatcatttacaaCAGGTACTGATGGTAAGGGTACTTTTTACATTTGTCCACAATTGGGTGATTGTTCTTGTACAACaacacaaataaaattacaaaaaaactATGTATCAAGCGCAGTTTCATATTCAACCAATATTGCCAATCTTGGAATTTGTTTCTCTAATGATCAATCAAGTCAAATTACCGATTATGCTTCTGTCACTTTTACTTCAACTGATAACCAAGGTTTAGAATCATTACCAGTCACTGTAAATATTAATGTTGTTGGTACTCGTCCAAATAGTCCACCtacaattatttcaattccGAAATATTCTGTTTTCCAAGATTATAAAGACTATGATAAAAGTAGTAAAATAATTGATGGTACAGATACAGACCAAGATGATTATGACAAATCCCAAGGtgtaaacaatttaattGCCGTTATCACTGAGAAACCAAAAAAAGGTACactatatttgaaaaatgatGGTAGTGTCGCTTCAAATTCCCCAGCTCCAATGGAAATTTATTATGTCCCAAATCCAGGTACTTTTGGAGATGATACCTATTCATACAAAGTTATTGATACTCTTCAAGCTTCATCAACCATTGCAACTACAACTGTCTCTGTCATTCAAATTAATCATAAACCATCTGTTAGTGCCGATTCCTATTCATTTACATCCCAAGATGTCCAATTCGAAAAATCATTAGTTACTAGTGATTTCGATGGAGACCAAGTAAATTGTCAAGTTATTGCACTTCCAAACCAAATCAGTATGTATGATTCTGAAGGTATTTTAATCACCCAAGTTCCTGCCAAACTTTCCAAAAATTCTTACAGCTTTAGACTTTTAGATCCTTCATTGATCATACCttcaccattttcaaatgTTCAATCACAATTTACTGTTAATTGTTTGGATGTTACTAGTAAAACCGATCCATTTGGCCCATTACAAAGTGATGATCTTATTGTAAATGTTGGATATATCTATATTAATACTCCACCAAAAACTAAAACTCTTACTGTACAACTTGATCAAGATACAAGCAAGGCATTTACATTTAATGGCGATGATATTGAAACACCCACATCGGATCTTAAAGTAAAGATTTTCTCATTACCAACCAATGGTAGACTTTCAAACCAATATGGCTACCTTAATGGAACATCCATTTCCAGTAGAACTTATTACCTCAATGAATTAACCTATACTCCAAATGCTGGTCTTTCCAATTGGGACactgaagataataatagtccACTCGATAAAATTTCATATGCTGTTTTAGATAAAGGAGGTCTTTCTTCAGAGACTGATTTAGTTTATTTTAGTGTTAGACCAAGAAATCCACCAATTTATACTGGtaaagatgaaattaatgTATTACAAAACACTCGTTATCCATTGACAATCATTGGTGAAATTGGTAATGGTGGCTCATCTGTGGCAATTAGTGTCGTTAGTTTCACTGGTAATGGTACATTATATGAAACATTCAATATGGGTAGCGAAGGTACAATTGATAGACAAATCTCATCCTATCCAGTCAATAGAAGCGATTCTTTGGTAGGATCCTACTTTTATGCATATAAACCACCACACAACCAATATGGAGATGATTTTGATACAATTACATTCGTACTTATTGATGGTGATCTTGTTTCAAAGATTTATACTGTCACTGTTAATGTTATTCATGTAAATCAACCACCAACaatcaaattaattagtTATAAAGTTTTGGGAGGTTCTggtaaagaaattgaatttggttcAAATTCAACTGTTAATATGAATATAAATACCATGGCACTTGTTAAATATATTGGTAACGATATTGATAAAGATCAAGTTGGTCCATTAGGTTCcaaagttttaaatattccTTTAACTGGTaccatttataaatttaataatgaaacaaCTCCATTAGGTGCCATTATTAAAgacaaaaatttaaatattgaaagaaatgatgatggtttctattattttgtaTTTGTTCCAATTAAAGGTAGTACCGGTCAAGGATATGCTCGTGTTCCATTGATTGtcattgatgatggtggtctCGTTTCTCCATCTGAATCTGTTGACTTCAATgtaaacaatattaatattccACCAGTAATTACAATTGATAAAGAAAAGAGATCTTATTCTCTTCTAACCAATCTTACAATATCTGCAACCAAGATAACATTTGATGACCCAGATTCTAAAAACAATGATGTGTCAATTACCATTTCAATTGTTGGTGAAAAAGATGAAACTGTTGTACCATTTTCAAATGTTAGCTTCACTGTTACCACTGGTAAAGCAACATGTAAACCTGATTCAACTTTATCAAGTATTACTTGTGTTGGTAAAAAATCAGAACTTAATAAAGTAATCTCcaaaattgatattattgcAAAAGTAGCTGGAAATTATCGTCTTAAAgtatttgttgatgatttaggttataattcaccaatttcaattagAAGTTCAACACATTTGAACGCTACCGATTATGTAACTTTGCAAATTTCCTCGCCAGAAGTAACAACTCAAAATTCTAGTAATAAAACTGTTTTATCTGGTGCTATTGCTGGTGCTGCCGCTGGTACTGCTTTGATTGCTGCCGCTATGTGGAAAATGTTAAGAAAAGCTGCTCCACCAACTGATGCATTCTTTGATGAAGGTGCTTTCCTTGGTGATGGTGTTAACTCTAATCCAATGTATCAAGAATCAAAGAATGGTGGTGAAAATCCATTATACTTGGCTTCAAATGAAACATTATag
- the rpl22 gene encoding S60 ribosomal protein L22 — protein MPSVQKTVVKKSHKFVIDCTAPAGKIVDVAAFEKYLHDRIKVDNKVGNLGSTVVISKDKSKIIINTTIPFSKRYLKYLTKKFLKFKQIRDFLRVVATTKNTYELRYFNIGDSESQE, from the exons ATGCCTTCAGTACAA aAAACCGTCGTAAAGAAATCACATAAATTCGTCATTGATTGTACCGCCCCAGCCGGTAAAATCGTCGATGTTGCTGCTTTCGAAAAGTACTTACACGATAGAATCAAAGTTGACAACAAAGTTGGTAACCTCGGTTCAACTGTTGTTATCTCAAAAGATAAATCAAagatcatcatcaacaccacCATCCCATTCTCAAAGAGATACCTCAAATATTTAACCAAGAAATTCTTAAAATTCAAACAAATCAGAGATTTCTTACGTGTTGTTGCCACCACCAAAAACACCTACGAACTCAGATACTTCAACATTGGTGACTCTGAATCACAAGAATAA
- a CDS encoding adenosine deaminase, tRNA-specific, protein MDHLNNSSSCCNKIINESIEKETRKQYYIKTVEEFNETEIQEELSNHKKFMEAAIEEGYKALKEGEVPVACVIVYKGEIIARGSNKTNIKKNGTRHAELEAFDQIFLNKELNDRFKDSLLEECDLYVTVEPCLMCSVALQFCKIKRVFFGCHNDKFGGNGSVYELNFSPISNGRPYNCITGLLKNQAILLLQLFYNQENKKAPIPNKRKRLDPEELKKEMLKITENSSSSQLILNITQDLNSVKEKVLKDLNNK, encoded by the exons ATGGATCATTTAAACAATAGCAGTAGCTgttgtaataaaataataaatgaatcaattgaaaaagaaacaaggaaacaatattatataaaaacagTTGAAGAGTTTAATGAAACTGAAATTCAAGAAGAATTATCAAAccataaaaaatttatggaAGCTGCTATTGAAGag ggTTATAAAGCATTAAAAGAGGGAGAAGTACCAGTGGCATGTGTTATTGTATATAAAGGAGAAATTATCGCAAGGGgttcaaataaaacaaatattaaaaaaaat GGAACAAGACACGCAGAACTTGAAGCATTTGATCAGATATTTCTAAATAAGGAATTAAATGATAGATTTAAAGACTCACTTTTAGAGGAATGTGATTTATATGTAACAGTAGAGCCATGTTTGATGTGCTCCGTAGCTCTtcaattttgtaaaattaaaagagtaTTTTTTGGTTGccataatgataaatttggtggtaatggttcagtatatgaattaaatttttcacc aatttcaAATGGTAGACCATATAATTGTATAAcaggtttattaaaaaatcaagcAATTCTCTTacttcaattattttataatcaagaaaataaaaaagcaccaataccaaataaaagaaagagaTTAGATCCAgaggaattaaaaaaagaaatgttaaaaattactgaaaattcatcatcaagtcaattaattttaaatataactcaagatttaaatagtgttaaagaaaaagttttaaaagatctaaacaataaataa
- the ogdh gene encoding 2-oxoglutarate dehydrogenase, E1 subunit, with product MFTLKQVINKSIQTSMKNGVMSSAVKRSFSTVGGINQPKSRKELSESFLDGTSSTYVEDMFANWVKDPKSVHPSWASFFESSERGVPAGEAFMSPPTLGSSVATKATPSTYTSSGSPKQVSDSMRLLLLVRAYQVRGHALANLDPLGLEVKEEPAEFNPAKYGFTEADMDRPIFVGEGFISGFLTNKQPETTLRQVLKRLKETYCGDIGIEYMHIQDREMCDWIRDKFETSQPVEIPDKEKIKILERLSWADQFEGFLGLKYRATRRFGLDGCESLIPGMKAMIDTATEDGVESIVLGMPHRGRLNVLANVVRKPLPAIFNEFNGGVISIEGEYSATGDVKYHLGTSYDRVTSSGKKVHLSLVANPSHLEAVNPLVEGKVRAKQHYSKDTEQKKSMAVQLHGDASVAGQGVVYETLHLSNLDNYSTGGTVHIVVNNQIGFTTNPKYSRSSKYCTDVAKTIDIPVFHVNGDNVEAVVKVCKIAAEWRQKFKRDVFVDIVCYRKHGHNETDQPKFTQPIMYDKIGKQQPIIEKYSNKLIAEKVITQEQYLQMKNIIHESYEKGYQDGMKHVPNAEDWLESRWEGFKSPIELGNPGRTGIDQDLLQKIGKVLYTEPSGFEVHSTIKRLLKEKKDMFDKGTGFDWATAEALAFGSLLLDGNHVRLSGQDVERGTFSHRHAVWHDQKTDQTYAPLTKLATALGKKDAAEFVASNSSLSEFAVLGFELGYSLENPDALILWEAQFGDFSNGAQVIIDQFISSGEQKWMRQSGLTMLLPHGYDGAGPEHSSCRIERYLQLCDSDPNKIPPKEEAERKQSQHCNMQVLNCSTPVNYFHALRRQVHRDFRKPLVIATPKYLLRYEKSFSTAKEFSNDSFTRLYPEAFPDQINKPEKINRIVFCTGQVYYNLIASRESNNIKDVAIIRVEQLHPFPFDLVAEQLQHYPNAKAIWCQEEPMNMGYWNYIYPYFISTFKHINRPADITYTGRPSSASPAVASHTLHKLQLENFLSNALTGQVGSK from the exons ATGTTTACATTAAAACAAGTAATTAACAAATCGATTCAAACATCAATGAAAAATGGTGTCATGTCATCTGCCGTAAAGAGATCATTCTCAACTGTTGGCGGAATCAACCAACCAAAATCAAGAAAAGAATTATCCGAATCATTTTTAGATGGTACTTCATCAACCTATGTAGAAGATATGTTTGCAAATTGGGTTAAAGATCCAAAATCAGTTCACCCAAGTTGGGCCTCATTCTTTGAATCAAGTGAACGTGGTGTTCCAGCTGGTGAAGCTTTCATGTCACCACCAACTCTTGGTAGTTCAGTTGCCACAAAAGCAACCCCTTCAACTTATACATCATCT GGTTCTCCAAAACAAGTTAGTGATAGTAtgagattattattattagttagaGCTTATCAAGTTAGAGGTCATGCTCTTGCCAATTTAGATCCCTTAGGGTTAGAAGTTAAAGAAGAACCAGCAGAGTTTAACCCAGCCAAGTATGGTTTCACTGAAGCAGACATGGACAGACCAATTTTTGTTGGTGAAGGTTTCATTTCAGGTTTCCTCACAAATAAACAACCAGAAACTACCCTCAGACAAGTTTTAAAGAGATTAAAGGAAACTTATTGTGGTGATATTGGTATTGAATATATGCATATTCAA gaCAGAGAAATGTGTGATTGGATTAGagataaatttgaaacatCACAACCAGTTGAAATTCCAGATAaagaaaagataaagattttAGAAAGATTATCATGGGCAGATCAATTCGAAGGATTTTTAGGATTAAAATATAGAGCAACTAGACGTTTTGGTTTGGATGGTTGTGAATCATTAATTCCAGGTATGAAAGCAATGATCGATACAGCTACAGAGGATGGTGTTGAATCGATTGTATTGGGTATGCCACATCGTGGTCGTTTAAATGTTTTAGCAAATGTTGTTAGAAAACCATTACCAGCAATCTTTAATGAATTCAATGGTGGTGTTATCTCTATTGAAGGAGAGTATTCAGCAACAGGTGATGTTAAATATCATTTGGGTACATCATATGATCGTGTCACTAGCAGTGGTAAGAAAGTACATTTATCATTGGTTGCAAATCCATCACATCTTGAAGCTGTTAACCCATTGGTAGAGGGTAAAGTTAGAGCCAAACAACATTACTCAAAAGATACTGaacaaaagaaatcaatGGCAGTTCAATTACATGGTGATGCATCAGTTGCAGGTCAAGGTGTAGTTTACGAAACACTCCATCTTAGTAATTTGGATAATTACTCAACCGGTGGTACAGTTCATATCGTTGTTAACAATCAAATTGGTTTCACCACCAATCCAAAATATTCTCGTTCCTCAAAGTATTGTACTGATGTCGCTAAAACCATCGATATTCCAGTGTTCCATGTAAATGGTGACAATGTCGAAGCAGTAGTAAAGGTTTGCAAGATTGCAGCAGAATGGAGACAAAAATTCAAGAGAGACGTATTCGTTGATATCGTTTGTTACAGAAAACATGGTCACAATGAAACTGATCAACCAAAATTCACCCAACCAATCATGTACGATAAAATCGGtaaacaacaaccaatcaTCGAGAAATACTCCAATAAATTGATCGCCGAAAAAGTTATCACTCAAGAACAATACTTACAAATGAAGAATATCATTCATGAATCCTATGAAAAGGGCTATCAAGATGGTATGAAACATGTACCAAACGCAGAGGATTGGTTAGAATCACGTTGGGAAGGTTTCAAGAGTCCAATTGAATTGGGTAATCCAGGTCGTACTGGTATCGATCAAGATTTACTTCAAAAGATTGGTAAAGTTCTTTACACTGAGCCAAGTGGTTTCGAAGTTCACTCAACcattaaaagattattaaagGAAAAGAAGGATATGTTTGATAAAGGAACCGGTTTTGATTGGGCCACCGCAGAGGCTTTAGCATTTGGTTCTCTCTTACTCGATGGTAATCATGTACGTCTCTCTGGTCAAGATGTTGAACGTGGTACTTTCTCACATCGTCATGCTGTCTGGCATGATCAAAAAACCGATCAAACCTATGCACCATTAACTAAACTCGCCACAGCTTTAGGTAAAAAAGATGCTGCCGAATTTGTTGCTTCAAATAGTTCCCTCTCTGAATTTGCAGTTTTAGGTTTTGAATTGGGTTACTCTTTAGAGAATCCAGATGCACTCATCCTTTGGGAAGCTCAATTTGGTGATTTCTCCAATGGTGCTCAAGTTATTATCGATCAATTCATCTCTAGTGGTGAACAAAAATGGATGAGACAAAGTGGTCTCACCATGTTGTTACCACATGGTTACGATGGTGCTGGTCCAGAACATTCAAGTTGTCGTATTGAAAGATACCTTCAATTATGTGATTCTGATCCAAATAAAATCCCACCAAAGGAAGAGGCTGAACGTAAACAATCTCAACACTGTAATATGCAAGTACTCAATTGTTCAACACCTGTAAACTATTTCCATGCTCTCCGTCGTCAAGTTCATCGTGATTTCAGAAAACCATTGGTTATCGCCACTCCAAAATATTTATTGAGATATGAAAAATCTTTCTCTACCGCAAAGGAATTCTCCAATGATTCTTTCACTCGTCTCTATCCTGAAGCTTTCCCagatcaaattaataaaccagAGAAAATCAATCGTATCGTCTTCTGTACAGGTCAAGTCTATTACAATCTCATCGCTTCTCGTGAATCAAATAACATTAAAGACGTTGCCATCATTCGTGTAGAACAACTTCATCCATTCCCATTCGATTTAGTAGCTGAACAACTCCAACACTATCCAAACGCTAAAGCAATCTGGTGTCAAGAAGAACCAATGAATATGGGTTATTGGAATTATATCTATCCATACTTTATCTCAACCTTTAAACATATTAATCGTCCAGCTGATATCACTTATACAGGTAGACCATCATCTGCTTCACCTGCTGTTGCTTCTCATACTTTACATAAATTACAACTCGAAAATTTCCTTTCAAATGCTTTAACTGGTCAAGTTggttcaaaataa